In the Bradyrhizobium guangzhouense genome, one interval contains:
- the coaD gene encoding pantetheine-phosphate adenylyltransferase, whose amino-acid sequence MPRIAFYPGSFDPITNGHLDVVRSSVPLCDRLVVAVGIHPGKKPLFSTEERLKMLHDVCGPVAAQAGCTLEAVTYDDLAVAAARKYGATIMIRGLRDGTDLDYEMQLAGMNGTMAPEVQTVFLPASPLVRPITGTLVRQIAGMGGDVSAFVPPLVASQLKAKFA is encoded by the coding sequence ATGCCGCGCATTGCCTTTTACCCGGGTTCCTTCGACCCCATCACCAACGGCCATCTGGATGTGGTCCGGAGCAGCGTGCCGCTGTGCGACCGCCTGGTGGTCGCGGTCGGGATCCATCCCGGCAAGAAGCCGCTGTTTTCGACCGAAGAGCGGCTCAAGATGCTTCATGACGTCTGCGGGCCGGTGGCGGCGCAGGCCGGTTGCACGCTCGAGGCCGTGACCTACGACGATCTCGCTGTGGCCGCGGCGCGCAAATACGGCGCCACCATCATGATTCGGGGTCTGCGCGATGGCACCGATCTCGACTACGAGATGCAGCTCGCCGGCATGAACGGCACCATGGCGCCCGAGGTGCAAACCGTCTTCCTGCCGGCCTCACCCCTGGTCCGCCCGATTACCGGCACATTGGTGCGTCAGATCGCCGGTATGGGCGGAGACGTCTCGGCCTTCGTACCGCCGCTCGTTGCATCTCAGCTCAAGGCAAAATTCGCCTGA
- a CDS encoding peptidylprolyl isomerase: MNRRIAILATMFVALVGAVPAIAQQLPANLDKANALVIDTTKGRIVIKLRTDLAPQHAERLKQLAREGFYNNVPFHRVMDGFMAQTGDGQNGNGTGGSKYPNLKQEFSKVHFARGIVGMARRGDSVDTANSQFFIMFADGGSLDGQYTVVGEVVQGMDVVDKLKKAPAGSPSGTVTDPDKMVKVQVASDIK; the protein is encoded by the coding sequence ATGAACCGTCGTATCGCAATTCTTGCCACGATGTTTGTCGCGCTGGTTGGCGCGGTCCCTGCGATCGCGCAGCAGCTGCCGGCCAATCTCGACAAGGCCAATGCGCTCGTCATCGACACCACCAAGGGCCGCATCGTCATCAAGCTCAGGACCGACCTGGCGCCGCAGCACGCCGAGCGCCTGAAGCAGCTCGCGCGCGAGGGCTTCTACAACAACGTGCCGTTCCACCGCGTGATGGACGGCTTCATGGCCCAGACCGGCGACGGCCAGAACGGCAACGGCACCGGCGGTTCGAAATATCCGAATCTGAAGCAGGAATTCTCCAAGGTTCACTTCGCCCGCGGCATCGTCGGCATGGCCCGGCGCGGCGATAGCGTCGATACCGCCAACTCGCAGTTCTTCATCATGTTTGCCGATGGCGGCAGCCTCGACGGCCAGTACACCGTGGTCGGCGAGGTCGTGCAGGGCATGGACGTCGTCGACAAGCTGAAGAAGGCGCCGGCCGGCTCGCCGAGCGGCACCGTCACCGATCCCGACAAGATGGTGAAGGTGCAGGTCGCCTCCGACATCAA